A window of Sphingobium herbicidovorans contains these coding sequences:
- a CDS encoding NAD(P) transhydrogenase subunit alpha, translated as MKIAIIKELAEGERRVAGTPETVKKFVGLGADVAVESGAGLSASIADADYAAMGATLGDRAATVAGADIILGVQGPDVASITGAKPGAWVVAGLNPFVERARVDAYAAAGYEALAMEFMPRITRAQSMDILSSQSNLAGYKAVLDAAYEYGRAFPMMMTAAGTISPAKAFIMGVGVAGLQAIATAKRLGAQVSATDVRSATKEQIESLGAKAVFVESVAGIEGEGTGGYATEMSEDYQKAQAELVSSHIAKQDIVITTALIPGKPAPRLITDAQIATMKPGSVIVDLAVEQGGNVEGAVLGQVVERHGVKIVGHKNVPSRLATDASALFARNLYNFLSAFWNKEQNAPVLDEEIGNAIRVTQGGKVVSERLL; from the coding sequence ATGAAAATTGCAATTATCAAGGAACTCGCCGAGGGCGAGCGCCGGGTTGCCGGTACGCCGGAAACCGTCAAGAAATTCGTGGGTCTGGGCGCAGATGTCGCGGTGGAATCAGGCGCGGGCCTGTCCGCCTCCATCGCCGATGCCGACTATGCAGCTATGGGCGCCACTTTGGGCGACCGCGCGGCGACTGTCGCGGGCGCGGACATCATATTGGGTGTCCAGGGGCCGGACGTGGCCAGCATCACCGGCGCCAAGCCCGGCGCATGGGTGGTCGCGGGTCTTAATCCCTTCGTGGAGCGCGCGCGCGTCGATGCCTATGCGGCGGCGGGCTATGAAGCGTTGGCCATGGAGTTCATGCCGCGCATCACCCGCGCCCAGTCGATGGACATTCTTTCGTCGCAGTCGAACCTCGCCGGTTACAAGGCGGTGCTGGACGCGGCCTATGAATATGGCCGCGCTTTCCCAATGATGATGACCGCGGCGGGCACGATTTCCCCGGCCAAGGCGTTCATCATGGGCGTCGGCGTCGCCGGGCTTCAGGCTATCGCGACCGCCAAGCGTCTCGGCGCGCAGGTCTCGGCGACGGACGTTCGCTCCGCCACCAAGGAGCAGATCGAGAGCCTCGGCGCGAAGGCCGTGTTCGTCGAAAGCGTTGCCGGCATCGAGGGCGAAGGCACAGGCGGCTACGCCACCGAGATGTCGGAAGATTATCAAAAGGCGCAGGCCGAACTGGTATCCAGCCACATCGCCAAGCAGGATATCGTCATCACCACGGCGCTTATCCCCGGCAAACCTGCGCCGCGCCTTATCACCGACGCGCAGATCGCGACGATGAAGCCGGGCAGCGTGATCGTCGATCTCGCCGTCGAGCAGGGCGGCAATGTCGAGGGCGCGGTGCTGGGCCAGGTGGTCGAGCGCCATGGCGTGAAGATCGTGGGTCACAAGAATGTGCCTTCGCGTCTCGCGACTGACGCGTCCGCCCTGTTCGCGCGCAACCTCTATAATTTCCTCTCGGCCTTCTGGAACAAGGAACAGAACGCGCCGGTGCTGGATGAGGAAATCGGTAACGCGATCCGCGTGACGCAAGGCGGCAAGGTCGTCAGCGAACGCCTGCTGTAA
- a CDS encoding type II secretion system F family protein has protein sequence MDGNFILLLVLLTTFTGLVAMAFAGPSADKASKRRVALIRERHSGSTDALMEARMRKVISNRQPGSEMKMLVSLVPNPENLAKRIRMTGKKWTVSQYMTACSIVALTLCAVMFVRGFPPLLAIMVSLAAGLALPHMWVGRLIKKRVFQFTAKFPDALELLTRGLRSGLPITETLGVVASEVPGPVGEEFKLITERIKIGKTMDQALQETADRLGTPEFQFFVISLAIQRETGGNLAETLSNLATVLRQRAQMKLKIRAMSSESKASAYIIGALPFLVFGMICYINFQYMAPFFTSDPAGLFGMSTMQVIGLGGMCWMGIGVFIMAQMINFEI, from the coding sequence ATGGACGGCAATTTCATCCTGCTGCTGGTGCTGCTGACGACCTTCACAGGCTTGGTCGCGATGGCCTTTGCCGGGCCTTCAGCCGACAAGGCGAGCAAGCGGCGCGTCGCCCTGATCCGCGAACGTCATAGCGGTTCGACCGATGCACTGATGGAAGCGCGGATGCGCAAGGTCATTTCGAACCGGCAGCCCGGCAGCGAAATGAAGATGCTCGTGTCGCTGGTGCCCAACCCCGAAAATCTCGCCAAGCGCATCAGGATGACCGGCAAAAAATGGACGGTCAGCCAGTATATGACCGCGTGCTCCATCGTCGCCCTGACGCTGTGCGCGGTGATGTTCGTGCGCGGCTTCCCGCCGCTGCTGGCGATCATGGTCAGCCTGGCCGCGGGGCTGGCCCTGCCCCATATGTGGGTGGGACGCCTGATCAAGAAGCGCGTATTTCAATTCACCGCCAAATTCCCGGACGCGCTGGAACTGCTGACGCGTGGCCTGCGCTCTGGCCTGCCCATCACCGAAACGCTGGGCGTCGTGGCGAGCGAAGTGCCGGGCCCTGTTGGCGAAGAGTTCAAGCTGATCACCGAACGGATCAAGATCGGCAAGACCATGGACCAGGCGCTGCAGGAAACGGCCGACCGGCTGGGCACGCCTGAGTTCCAGTTTTTCGTCATCAGCCTGGCGATCCAGCGCGAAACGGGCGGCAACCTGGCCGAAACCCTGTCGAACCTGGCCACGGTGCTGCGCCAGCGCGCGCAGATGAAACTGAAAATCCGCGCGATGTCGTCCGAATCCAAGGCGTCGGCCTACATCATCGGCGCGCTGCCGTTCCTGGTGTTCGGCATGATCTGCTACATCAACTTCCAGTATATGGCCCCATTCTTCACGTCCGATCCGGCGGGCCTGTTCGGGATGTCGACGATGCAGGTCATCGGTCTGGGCGGCATGTGCTGGATGGGGATCGGCGTCTTCATCATGGCGCAGATGATCAACTTCGAGATCTGA
- a CDS encoding proton-translocating transhydrogenase family protein, which produces MLFLFSFLLACAVGAFAVWRLPFERLAGLLTPLLLLSSSGIAGALVVAAEAGSAAARYLGLIAILLACASFCGAFIATRRLEKTGQITSRL; this is translated from the coding sequence ATGCTTTTCCTCTTCTCCTTTCTTCTGGCCTGCGCGGTCGGCGCATTCGCGGTCTGGCGCCTGCCGTTTGAGCGCCTTGCGGGGCTGCTCACCCCCCTTCTTCTACTCTCCTCGTCGGGCATCGCGGGCGCGCTCGTTGTGGCGGCCGAGGCGGGCAGCGCTGCCGCGCGCTATCTTGGCCTGATTGCAATCCTCCTGGCGTGCGCTTCCTTCTGCGGCGCGTTCATTGCCACGCGACGCCTGGAAAAGACCGGGCAGATCACTTCCCGTTTGTGA
- a CDS encoding pilus assembly protein CpaE encodes MNAPWKPAMSGQRDPFHAFVCDDHSHDLLAMVAAEMGWAPEKVNKGGMRNAVQSLSVSASPQILFVDMSESGDPLNDINSLAEVCEPGTVVIAAGQVNDVRLYRDLLASGIQDYLLKPFGADQLRDALAQAQAVFFAPRDAAPERPHMTVAVIGTRGGVGASSIATSLGWLLSEKQKRPTALLDLDVHFGTNALAMDLEPGRGLTDAIDNPSRIDGLFIERAMVRASDTLAILSAEAPISQPMLTDGGAFYQLLEEFRAAFECSVIDLPRHMLIQHPHLMSDVNVAVVVTELTLAAARDSIRILSWLKSNAPQSRVLVVANRVHTGVPEINRKDFETSIERKVDILIPFDLRVAAQSAKLGKTLAETAKGSKVGSACATLLDAVVGAADDHEAAGDGKAAKKKGDSLLGKIGDLRSLIPARKEKAKA; translated from the coding sequence ATGAACGCACCCTGGAAACCTGCCATGTCTGGACAGCGCGACCCCTTCCACGCCTTTGTTTGCGACGATCACAGCCACGACCTGCTGGCGATGGTCGCCGCCGAAATGGGCTGGGCGCCTGAAAAGGTGAACAAGGGCGGCATGCGCAACGCCGTGCAGAGCCTGTCGGTCAGCGCATCCCCTCAAATCCTGTTTGTCGACATGTCCGAAAGCGGCGATCCGCTGAACGACATCAACAGCCTGGCGGAAGTCTGCGAGCCGGGAACGGTGGTGATCGCCGCCGGTCAGGTCAATGACGTGCGCCTGTATCGCGACCTGCTGGCCAGCGGGATACAGGATTATCTGCTCAAGCCCTTTGGCGCTGACCAGTTGCGCGACGCTCTGGCGCAGGCGCAGGCCGTGTTCTTTGCGCCGCGTGACGCCGCGCCTGAACGCCCGCACATGACCGTCGCTGTCATCGGCACGCGCGGCGGCGTCGGTGCGTCGAGCATCGCGACCTCGCTCGGCTGGCTGCTGTCGGAAAAGCAGAAGCGGCCTACCGCCCTGCTGGACCTGGACGTCCATTTCGGCACCAACGCGCTGGCGATGGATCTGGAACCGGGCCGTGGCCTGACCGACGCGATCGACAATCCAAGCCGCATCGACGGCCTGTTCATCGAACGCGCCATGGTGCGCGCAAGCGACACATTGGCGATCCTGTCGGCCGAAGCGCCGATCAGCCAGCCGATGCTGACCGATGGCGGCGCATTCTACCAGCTGCTGGAGGAATTCCGCGCGGCGTTCGAATGCAGCGTCATCGATCTGCCGCGCCACATGCTGATCCAGCATCCCCATCTGATGAGCGACGTCAATGTCGCGGTGGTCGTCACCGAACTGACGCTGGCGGCGGCGCGCGATTCGATCCGCATCCTTTCCTGGCTGAAGAGCAACGCGCCCCAGTCGCGCGTGCTGGTGGTCGCCAATCGCGTGCATACGGGCGTGCCGGAAATCAACCGCAAGGATTTCGAAACGTCGATCGAACGCAAGGTCGATATCCTGATCCCGTTCGATCTGCGGGTTGCCGCCCAGTCCGCCAAACTCGGCAAGACGCTGGCCGAAACAGCCAAGGGCAGCAAGGTCGGATCGGCCTGCGCAACCCTGCTCGACGCGGTGGTCGGCGCGGCTGACGACCACGAAGCCGCTGGCGACGGCAAGGCAGCGAAGAAGAAGGGCGATTCCCTGCTGGGCAAGATCGGCGATCTCAGAAGCCTGATCCCGGCCCGCAAGGAAAAGGCCAAGGCGTAA
- a CDS encoding type II secretion system F family protein: protein METAPLPAGTLFGLSATDFGTLLAAVATLAMMFVLYSVMTVRDPMAKRVKALNERREQLKAGITASTARRRAKLVKKNQATDQMRSFLSGLKVLQDDQLKDAQIKLAQAGIRSKDWAVAVIFGRLVLPILVGGTAALLLYGVGMFPEWGGAKRFMAFAGALLLSYKAPDIFIDNQVQKRSAAIRKGLPDALDLLVICAEAGLTVDAAFARVSKELGKAYPELGDEFQLTAIELSFLTERRMAFENLANRVKLDAIKGVVTTMIQTEKYGTPLASALRVLSAEFRHERMMRAEEKAARLPAIMTVPLILFILPTLFVVILGPAACSISTAF, encoded by the coding sequence ATGGAAACCGCTCCCCTCCCCGCCGGCACGCTCTTTGGCCTGTCCGCCACCGATTTCGGCACGCTGCTTGCCGCGGTTGCGACGCTGGCGATGATGTTCGTCCTCTATTCGGTCATGACCGTGCGCGATCCCATGGCCAAGCGGGTCAAGGCGCTGAACGAACGCCGCGAACAGTTGAAGGCGGGCATCACCGCCTCCACCGCGCGCCGCCGCGCGAAGCTGGTCAAGAAGAACCAGGCGACCGACCAGATGCGGTCGTTCCTGTCGGGCCTCAAGGTGCTGCAGGACGATCAGCTTAAAGATGCACAGATCAAGCTGGCGCAGGCGGGCATCCGGTCGAAGGACTGGGCGGTCGCGGTCATCTTCGGTCGCCTGGTGCTGCCGATTCTGGTCGGGGGCACGGCGGCCCTGCTGCTTTATGGCGTAGGGATGTTCCCCGAATGGGGCGGGGCCAAGCGTTTCATGGCGTTCGCCGGTGCGTTGCTGCTGTCCTACAAGGCGCCCGACATCTTCATCGACAATCAGGTGCAGAAGCGTTCCGCCGCGATTCGCAAGGGCTTGCCCGATGCGCTCGACCTGCTCGTCATCTGCGCCGAGGCGGGCTTGACGGTCGATGCCGCCTTCGCCCGCGTGTCGAAGGAATTGGGCAAGGCCTATCCGGAACTGGGCGATGAATTTCAGCTGACGGCGATCGAACTCAGTTTCCTGACCGAACGGCGCATGGCCTTTGAAAATCTGGCCAACCGCGTGAAGCTGGACGCGATCAAGGGCGTGGTCACGACCATGATCCAAACGGAAAAATATGGCACGCCGCTCGCCTCGGCCCTGCGCGTGCTGTCCGCCGAATTCCGCCATGAACGCATGATGCGCGCCGAGGAAAAGGCCGCGCGCCTGCCCGCGATCATGACGGTGCCGCTCATCCTCTTCATCCTGCCGACGCTGTTCGTCGTGATCCTTGGCCCTGCGGCCTGCTCGATCAGCACGGCATTCTGA
- a CDS encoding CpaD family pilus assembly protein produces MTSMFAKNFVRIGALALLALPLAACQTDVNRGVESVHQPVVSHDAYTFDVQAGPDGGLTASEARRLDDWFASIGLGYGDQVAIVTDAYYSPTLRDGIADVVARRGMLVSEDSSAAAGAAPAGSVRLVVRRAVARVPGCPDWSDKGETNVQLGTTSNFGCGVNGNLAAMVANPDDLVRGQSSASDLRTATSNRAISTYREKVPTGSGDLKSLSGGR; encoded by the coding sequence ATGACTTCCATGTTCGCCAAGAATTTCGTCCGCATCGGCGCCCTTGCCCTGCTGGCGCTGCCGCTCGCCGCCTGCCAGACCGACGTCAATCGCGGGGTCGAATCGGTGCATCAGCCGGTCGTCAGCCACGACGCCTACACCTTTGATGTGCAGGCCGGGCCTGACGGCGGCCTGACCGCTTCGGAAGCGCGCCGCCTGGACGACTGGTTTGCATCCATCGGCCTTGGCTATGGCGATCAGGTCGCGATTGTGACCGACGCCTATTATAGCCCCACGCTGCGCGACGGCATCGCCGATGTGGTGGCGCGGCGCGGCATGCTGGTGAGTGAAGACAGTTCGGCTGCGGCTGGCGCTGCGCCCGCTGGCAGCGTCCGGCTGGTCGTCCGTCGTGCCGTCGCCCGTGTGCCGGGTTGCCCCGACTGGTCCGACAAGGGCGAAACCAATGTTCAGCTAGGCACCACATCGAACTTCGGTTGTGGCGTCAACGGCAACCTTGCCGCCATGGTCGCCAACCCCGACGATCTGGTCCGTGGCCAGAGCAGCGCTAGCGACCTGCGCACCGCGACATCGAACCGCGCGATTTCAACCTATCGCGAAAAAGTGCCGACCGGTTCTGGAGATCTCAAATCGCTGTCGGGAGGCCGCTGA
- a CDS encoding type II and III secretion system protein family protein translates to MTRFNLHTGKAAVKPLIGPAIALGLAVAMAATPTTALNAAPSSMQDNAILMSVGGSKIINLNAKMSDVVIGDPNVVDVHVRAQNQLYLIAKAAGETSVFVTATNGKVLFSGTVRVGNNLTSIDDMLKLAMPGAQIAVNKMNGMVLLTGTVAAPEDAAEAERLTQAFVGKDVTVVSRLRTATPLQVSLQVKIAEVSRDLGHQVGVNLLGLANGSGRIIDRIGRADRQFVTGTTNPVTGRTSYNFNQVADGGTSLGFVANLLGMDVAGALDLAESSGLATSLAQPNLTALSGETASFLAGGEYPYTDSNGTQGNSIEFKQYGVQLAFTPTVLADGRISLRVRPTVSTLDFSVNTTVPALKSRTAETTVELGSGQAFMIAGLLNNDTANSISKTPGFGEIPILGSLFKSRRFQRHETELVILVTPYLVKPMNASDARLPTDGYRNSNVGQGLLFQQGTDGVSGARAPMPRREPSGPAPTPGPQASASLPVVAARAEGKRPAKTAAAPGFSF, encoded by the coding sequence ATGACGCGTTTCAACCTTCATACGGGCAAGGCGGCGGTCAAACCGCTCATTGGCCCCGCGATCGCGCTGGGCCTGGCGGTCGCCATGGCGGCCACGCCGACCACCGCTCTCAACGCCGCGCCCTCGTCGATGCAGGACAATGCGATCCTGATGTCGGTGGGCGGCAGCAAGATCATCAACCTCAACGCCAAGATGTCGGACGTCGTGATCGGCGACCCCAATGTGGTCGATGTCCATGTCCGCGCCCAGAACCAGCTGTACCTGATCGCCAAGGCGGCGGGCGAAACCAGCGTGTTCGTCACCGCCACCAACGGCAAGGTGCTGTTTTCCGGCACGGTCCGCGTCGGCAACAACCTGACCAGCATCGACGACATGCTGAAACTGGCGATGCCGGGCGCGCAGATCGCGGTCAACAAGATGAACGGCATGGTTCTGCTGACCGGCACCGTCGCAGCACCCGAGGATGCCGCCGAGGCCGAGCGCCTGACCCAGGCTTTCGTCGGCAAGGATGTGACGGTAGTCAGCCGCCTGCGCACCGCGACGCCGCTTCAGGTCAGCCTGCAGGTCAAGATCGCGGAAGTCAGCCGTGACCTGGGACATCAGGTCGGCGTGAATCTTTTGGGGTTGGCTAACGGCTCCGGACGCATCATTGACAGAATCGGTCGTGCCGATCGACAGTTCGTAACCGGGACCACTAATCCTGTTACGGGTCGGACAAGCTATAATTTTAATCAAGTTGCCGACGGCGGTACTTCGCTTGGCTTCGTTGCCAACCTGCTGGGCATGGACGTCGCAGGCGCGCTGGATCTCGCAGAATCGAGCGGCCTTGCGACCTCCCTCGCCCAGCCGAACCTGACCGCGCTGTCGGGTGAGACGGCGAGCTTCCTGGCCGGTGGCGAATATCCCTATACCGACAGCAACGGGACGCAGGGCAACAGCATCGAATTCAAGCAATATGGCGTGCAGTTGGCGTTCACGCCCACCGTCCTGGCGGATGGCCGCATTTCGCTGCGTGTCCGCCCCACCGTGTCGACGCTGGACTTTTCGGTAAACACGACGGTCCCGGCGCTAAAGAGCCGGACCGCCGAAACAACCGTTGAACTGGGTTCGGGGCAGGCGTTCATGATTGCAGGCCTGCTGAACAACGATACCGCCAATTCGATCAGCAAGACGCCGGGCTTCGGCGAAATCCCGATCCTGGGCAGCCTGTTCAAGTCGCGCCGGTTCCAGCGCCATGAAACCGAACTGGTCATTCTGGTCACCCCCTATCTGGTGAAGCCGATGAACGCTTCGGATGCGCGTCTGCCGACGGACGGCTACCGCAATTCCAATGTGGGTCAGGGGCTGCTGTTCCAGCAGGGCACCGACGGGGTGAGCGGCGCGCGTGCGCCAATGCCTCGCCGCGAACCCAGCGGGCCTGCACCCACTCCCGGCCCGCAGGCATCCGCCTCGCTGCCGGTGGTGGCGGCCCGCGCCGAGGGCAAGCGTCCGGCCAAGACGGCCGCCGCTCCCGGCTTCAGTTTCTGA
- a CDS encoding aspartate/glutamate racemase family protein has protein sequence MQKLGLIGGLSWTSTGRYYQIINQAVHRAKGGQHSAPLLIESLDFADIGRSTTEEEWVHAARVLTASARRLEQAGARALLICANSMHRVYDEVQAGVDVPIVHIADAVGRKMKADGVEKAALLGTRNVMTEKFYRQRLVGHGISLLPPDLELAERIDRIVYEELTIGKVSRESERYMRSELTDIAKENVQAAILACTELEMIVDVKANVLPIYDGTAIHARAGVDVILGD, from the coding sequence ATGCAGAAGCTCGGTTTGATCGGCGGTCTCAGCTGGACGTCCACGGGACGCTATTACCAGATCATCAACCAGGCGGTTCACCGCGCGAAGGGCGGCCAGCACAGCGCCCCGCTGTTGATCGAGAGCCTGGACTTTGCGGACATTGGCCGCTCAACCACCGAAGAGGAATGGGTTCATGCCGCGCGGGTGCTGACCGCGTCGGCCCGCCGGCTGGAGCAGGCAGGGGCGAGGGCGCTGCTGATCTGCGCCAACAGCATGCACCGCGTCTATGACGAAGTGCAGGCGGGCGTGGATGTGCCCATCGTCCACATCGCCGATGCGGTTGGCCGCAAGATGAAGGCGGACGGCGTGGAAAAGGCAGCGCTTCTCGGCACCCGCAATGTCATGACCGAAAAATTCTACCGCCAGCGGCTGGTGGGGCATGGGATATCCCTGCTGCCGCCGGACCTCGAACTGGCCGAACGGATTGACCGCATCGTTTATGAGGAACTGACCATCGGCAAGGTCAGCCGGGAATCCGAACGCTATATGCGTTCCGAACTGACCGACATCGCCAAGGAAAATGTGCAGGCGGCGATCCTGGCCTGTACGGAGCTGGAGATGATCGTCGATGTAAAGGCGAATGTCTTGCCGATCTACGATGGCACCGCCATCCATGCGCGGGCCGGGGTGGATGTGATCCTCGGCGACTGA
- a CDS encoding aa3-type cytochrome c oxidase subunit IV yields MASEGNMESANQTYAGFVSLVKWGTIASVILAAIVVLLISS; encoded by the coding sequence ATGGCGTCAGAAGGAAATATGGAGAGCGCGAACCAGACCTATGCAGGGTTCGTGTCCCTCGTGAAGTGGGGCACCATCGCCAGCGTGATTCTGGCTGCAATCGTCGTCCTGCTGATCTCCAGCTAA
- a CDS encoding sigma-54-dependent transcriptional regulator, producing MARDGVPMLMLIDEEPAQRRLVSALAARAGWRTIFANDGDMAIAMLGTQDGMRLDAVLLDQWSPGYDAAGLVRELRARRPALPILILTAHNSVAVAVEAMRAGATDYLAKPVAPERLLAALNATLSNEHGKGELRPLTEKISAALSFEDVVGAAPQFRAALAIAAKAARARVPVLIEGESGVGKDVIARAIHAASPRHKQDMVTVNCGAIPANLVESDLFGHERGAFTGAFERQVGKFASADMGTIFLDEISEMPLDAQVKLLRVLQDGEVQPIGARRPIHVDVRVIAATNKRLVDEIEAGRFREDLYYRLNVVQLTVPPLRDRIGDVPALCRHLLARIATQPGLRSLGLTDDALALLMQHDWPGNVRQLQNALFRAAVLCEGDALTPQDFPQIASHIRLRAEGEPLHPRLRAVPQTHREAAGITLFEGDGHVRQLAEIEADVIRLAIGHYRGRMTEVARRLGIGRSTLYRKLAELGIDSAA from the coding sequence ATGGCGCGCGACGGCGTTCCCATGCTGATGCTGATCGATGAGGAGCCTGCCCAGCGCAGGCTCGTGTCCGCGCTTGCAGCCCGCGCCGGATGGCGCACGATCTTCGCCAATGACGGCGACATGGCCATTGCGATGCTCGGCACGCAGGACGGCATGCGTCTGGACGCGGTGCTGCTCGATCAATGGAGTCCCGGCTACGACGCGGCTGGCCTGGTGCGCGAATTGCGCGCCCGCAGGCCTGCCTTGCCCATCCTGATCCTGACTGCGCATAACAGCGTGGCGGTCGCCGTTGAAGCGATGCGGGCAGGCGCCACCGACTATCTCGCAAAGCCGGTAGCACCCGAAAGACTGCTTGCCGCGCTCAACGCCACCTTGTCGAACGAACATGGCAAGGGGGAACTGCGACCGCTCACCGAAAAGATTTCCGCCGCCCTTTCCTTTGAAGATGTTGTCGGCGCAGCGCCGCAGTTCCGCGCGGCGCTCGCCATCGCGGCAAAAGCTGCGCGCGCACGCGTGCCGGTCCTGATCGAAGGCGAGAGCGGCGTGGGCAAGGACGTCATCGCCCGCGCCATCCATGCTGCCTCCCCGCGCCATAAACAGGACATGGTGACAGTGAATTGCGGCGCGATTCCCGCCAATCTGGTCGAATCGGACCTCTTTGGCCATGAGCGTGGCGCTTTCACCGGCGCGTTCGAGCGGCAGGTCGGCAAATTCGCATCCGCCGACATGGGAACCATCTTCCTGGACGAAATCAGCGAAATGCCGCTCGACGCCCAGGTCAAGCTGCTGCGCGTGCTTCAGGATGGAGAGGTACAACCGATCGGCGCGCGGCGGCCGATCCATGTCGATGTGCGCGTCATCGCCGCCACGAACAAGCGGCTGGTCGATGAGATCGAAGCCGGACGTTTCCGCGAAGATCTTTATTATCGCCTGAACGTCGTCCAGTTGACCGTGCCGCCGTTGCGGGACCGGATCGGCGATGTGCCCGCGCTGTGCCGCCATCTGCTCGCGCGGATCGCAACCCAGCCGGGGCTGCGCAGCCTGGGCCTGACGGACGACGCCCTGGCGCTGCTGATGCAGCATGACTGGCCGGGCAATGTACGCCAGCTTCAGAACGCCCTCTTCCGCGCGGCTGTGTTGTGCGAGGGCGATGCGCTGACCCCCCAGGATTTCCCGCAAATCGCCTCGCATATCCGTCTGCGGGCCGAGGGCGAACCGCTTCATCCCCGCCTGCGCGCCGTGCCGCAAACGCATCGGGAAGCTGCAGGCATCACCCTGTTCGAGGGCGATGGCCATGTGCGGCA